GTTAGGCACGCGGTCAATTTCTCTACGAGAAGAAACACCGGATATTATCGATTGCCCGTTAGAGTTATTGATCTTCCGGAATACATTAATCGTTCTCTAGCACGAACTTGGAGAATCTCCACCGCGATAGCTCTCGCGCAAACATTATTCATTACTCTGATAAGAAGTGTCGTGCTTCAGGATTCATTAACATTTCAAAGACTTAAGTCGAGCAACTCGAACTTCCTCTCAGCTGCAACCTACGTACATTTAACACAATCGTCATTTCTTCCCAAGTTATACGTCGCTGCCTTGATTATCGCGCGATAACGCAGAGCACCAAGATTTGCAGTGGAATATAAATAAGAAGATTGATAAGTTTGATTATCATTCGAGTTACTTAATCGTCATAAACAATTATCGTACCCTTGAACCGCGCGAAGCTCGTACACATTTCTCATTCCTCTGCAGTATGTCTGGAGGCTCCGTGGCAACCAGAACTGATAAAGCTGCATCAGTATCTGAACTTTTATCGCGTTGGCCCGGTCGGTGCCAAGACCATCGGCGCTTGCGCGAATCCTGCCTGAGGCCAGGCTTTTGTACCCCGGTATTGGTGGGACGAACGGATGGATAGGAAGTTCCTAGTTGCGGCAATGTCACTGCGCGCTGTTTGCACTTGGCCCATCGGAGTGGGGACGTTCGTGTCTTGCCCTCACCCCTTTGGTTTTTGCCATCGTCCTCTCACACACAGACATCCCGCTTTTTCGGGTCTGTCCATTGCCTATCTGTTTCCACTGGAGGCAATGTACAGATAGACATTCGCTAGGGGCGTAACCCTAATGGTCCAATATCTTCATTGCTGAATAATCGATGTAGTTCCTGATGACACAACCTGGTCGGCCTATGCAACTTGGACCGAGACAAACGCTGACTAATGGCATTTTCTTGTGGATGAGATTCATTGCGGATTTTGAGTCGGTCGAAAGTGAGAAATACTTGGAAAGAGTTATCGCAAGCTTGACGAAATAGATTGTAAAATTTCATCCGTTGATCTGTTGCCAAAAACGATGTCGAGAATACTTTTTAGTCCAACACGATAGACGGAATAGAGGCTGTACCTTTGATCGTCGAAGGTCATTCTCGCCCATTCGATAATTACAATCCAGTGGAAGAAAATTTGAAGAACCCTTTGAGAGTTTCCGAGTGGCGTACTTCGGTTGACTCGGCAGAAAGCACGATTGAGCTGTCGAGAACGAAGTAACGATTTCGTTCTGTCAGCAAGTAAGTCCGAGTAGTTGTTTCGCCATATCCCAATTTTAGTATCGGCCATAGATCCTCAAAGATTAATCGCGTCTAGATGGCGAGAGAGTCCAATGCGAACAAGAGCACTTCTTCTCGAATCGACGACAAGTGCGCCGCAATTATTGGAAAAGTTGGGTGCATctaactccagatcgaattcagCGCGAAGTGTTCTTGAAAACCTCTCTGAGAGCATATCATTAAATTAATCGTTCCATCGCGTCGATGGTTGGAATCGGTGAATCGAAAACGATTTTGTTCGAGCGCAGATCGAAGATACATCCGATCCGTGTCCCAATCTCGAGGGCAGCGAGATCGCGCAAAAAAACATCTGGCAGGGGGTGGCGTGTCGATGGAGGAGGTGAACCCTCCGCACGAGGATGCTCCAGACAGGAAAAAGGCCGAAGGACTTTCGAATCGTCCTCGTCGGCGTGGTGCTCTCGGTGGCGTTGCCGGTCGGTGGTGGGAGGAAGAACGGAACGGAACGGAACGGGTGGCTGAGGGTGGCTCTGGCCGCGTAATCGTATCGCATGCAGTCGTCTAGCGTGAGTCCGCGCGAGCAGATCGTCGAGTTGCATCGCTCCCGTAAACGAGCATCGAGACGCTGGTCCGTCGGGGAGACCCCATCGCGACTATTTCGCCCGTTTGGCTCTCGCGAATTCGTTTTGATCGTCGACCAACGACGTGAGCATTATGCGCGTTAGCAGGGGGCGCGTACGCGTGAACCAGCCGACGAACCTCGTCTTTGTGAACGGTGAAACCGTGAACGAGCCTCGGATGTCCGCGCGATTACCAACCCTTTGACATACTGGCCTGCTTGGTCCTTAGTAGAAGTCGAGCGCCGAGTCGCTCGTAGACGCCTCGCGTTTTTTAACCCCAGTCCCCCTTTCCGATTCGATTCTCCTCGATACTCTTGTATCCTTCGTTCGTCATCGCCTTCGTGCGTGTACCTCCGGTCTTGAAAGATACACCTCGACTTAGGACTCCTTTCAGACCCCCTTCAGACCCCCTTCAGACCCCCTTCAGACCCCCTTCAGCCAAATTTATTCCATCGTTTGCCGCGGGCCTCGTAGACGACAGTAGAAAGATCGTTGTAATTCTATCCGTAAGCGCGACCCTTATCTTAACACGCGAAGGGCTACGGTTTTACTTTGCGCACGAGAAACGAATTTAGGTATACGACCAGGCTTCGCTACCACCGCGATTTTCCGTTGCCAAGTTCCAGTTTTGCCACGATCCTGCGACGGAACGGCGATCTTCAGGTGACGAGACAGAAAGTCAATTCGAACCCGTAAGTGTACTCTTTCTTCACCTCTGCCCCTCATCTTTTTCCTCTCGCAGTGGACGGTCCGACGGTGGAGAACcagctagggcgtttctcttgcCTTTCCACTGCCCGATCCTTTGCCAACCTAAAATTCAGATGCATTTGACGCTACTGCTTTGAAATTTCTAGGAGAACAGCGTGCAACCTTCTTGATACTCACCGTGTGCGCCAAGTGCTGTTAGTCGCTGGCAGAACATCGCGTCACATTTCTAATTAAGCGAGTTTTCTCGCTATTTAAATTCGTCGCAATGTATAAGCATCGTGGTGCTCGATCTAGTTAAGTCACTGTTAGTTTTCACAGTGCCCGAAGCTTATTCATTATTCAGGAAGAAGGCACTTGGTTCTTGTTTAGTGCTTCTGGAATTTTGAAACTATATCAAGACTATGAGTCGAACTGCAACAATAGACTCTACGTAGATATCTCTTACATTGAAGAAGAGAAATAGTTTCTTCGAAAAGTCAAAAAATGAATATCCAAAGGCTGCTGTTTTGTCGAATCACTAGGTCATACTCGAAACCTACCAATATCATCCTGATTTCACTGAAGTTCATGACGATAATCGAAAACCGATAGTATAACTTGCAATTCCCTAGAGATCTTGAATACCACGATAGAATATCTTGCTCAGTTGACGTGCAACAATATTTGCATTCCGAACATTAACGTTCAGCCATAGTCAGCAACGCTTTGTGGGCGCTGAAAGTTCAACGGTGCCGTTGAAGTTCTCGAGAGGAAAGTAACACGGTCTGAGAGTTAGTCTCGAGAAGAGCTTCTCAGCCTGTGCTGGTTCTGTTTGAATTTCTAAACTGTGCTCGATGTCTTGGTCTCATTGTCGACGGCTGGAACCTCTACCAACGGAGCCTCGTTTGCCCTGGCCGAAGAGGTCACGGAATGTCTTGAACAGAAAAAGACATTGACGTCACGCGACACCGGGCGCGAACTTTGAAGGCTGTGTCGCGTGTTGACACGCTCTCGGACATTCGGAAAGTCGCGGATCGCCTAGAGCACAGCGTCTACATCCTGCATTGCGGCACTTTAACGCGAGTCTCGATTCTGACGGGAGGGAAAAGTTGGCGGTAATGCGTTTTATCGGTTCCATGTCGATGCTGAAACTTCCCTTGAGCCAGCGCCTTGAAATTCGCCAAGATCgccaaaataaaaattcagttcCCGCCTCTGCAAACTTTTTTCCTTCCTTCTAGCTTGCACAGCAAATACGTCGGAGCGGTTAATTCGCTGAGCGACGAGCACGAACGACTCGTCGGAAGACTGAAAAGAAAAGGGAAAAGGATCGCATAAGTTAGACTCAGTACGAGCTTCAACTTCGCCCAAGGAATGATTTTCAAACGGCTTTTCCCGTCGTCCAAGATATAATTTATGCTCAGCATCCGCTCTATAGGAAGGCAACGAAGTGGAATAGAGATTCCAGGAGGAAATGACGCTGCAGACTCGCGATAGATCATGTCTAAAGCGGCGTAAAACAAGGAGTCGCTGCTTTAACGATATCTGAATGGAGTAACAACATACGTACCGTGCCAATCGTTTGGCAAAACTACCTCGAATCGATCGGAGGCATGCATCTACGTTACAGGATACGCGTTCGGGGATCGCGCGCGAAATCGATTTCCTCCGTGCCGTTGTTGCGTGTAAGTACGCGCACGAACATCGGCCAGGAGGAGAAAAGTATCGATCGCCTTTCGTGAGGTTGACCTTAACCTTTCAGTTTCTACGCGGAAAAATGTTGCCCCTCCGTCGTCGCGGTGAAACGTTGCTCGACTCCGCAATCGCGACCCACTTAACGCCTTAAGAATTAATCGTCACCACCTCGTAGAAATGATCGAAGAGGTAAGGTGCATAGGCGCTGGGGCCTATCGCCATCGCTCCCACACGTGAGCCTCCGTGCCTGTGATGCTCGCGAGCATAATCGTGCGAACAATAAGGGCTTTTGGCGCAGTTGTATGTAGTGGAACAGTGGTGTAGGAAATGGTGTGGAAAGCGGACTGGAATGGAGCACGACTTAAACGGTTAGAAACCGTTCCGGCGAGCTTGATTACACACTACAGAGAATTGCAAATTAAATCCGACCCGCAATCGAAGATTCGGTCGGGCATCTGTCGCGTAAATCTACTGAGGATTCGATCGCGGTACATTCTATTTTGAAATATAGCTTCATTTCCCAAAACGTCGAATTGAAAAATGATGTGCCGTATTTTCTATTCTATGTTTGATATAAGGTTGATTTAGGTGAAATCGTATCGGTACAATTTAGAAATTCGTACATACAGTTGCCTCGGATTTATAAATCGTGACGATGAATCTCGTTCGCTGTTCCATTTCGTGGAAAAAAAACGCCCAAAAGAACGCGGCTTCGTGTTTTCAGGGATTATGTAAATATGATCCACATTTGCAATAAAGTAGCCGAAATTTAATGGCTTTATCTTCGTCGAGTGTCCGACGCAGTGACACCAATTAAATTTTACCGCGACACACAGCATCATTAATCATTGCACAATTGCCAAAAGGAACGACCGAATTTCACGAACTTCCGGTTTATTTTCCGCGCATTCTCGTAGCTCCAAATTTCGCGAGATATTCCGCCGAAAGGTTACAGCATAACGTAAATGGATGAGTTTCATGTCAGAAACAGGCGCCCGAAACACGAAACAGCATCAATCTGCAGGCACAGTTAAAATCCACGCTTAGAAAGTCGGACGTAATTGGATTTGCGAATCGGTTAGAAGAGGGATATAAATGCTCAAATGTCGGCCATCATTTTTATATCCGACCCTGTCCATTTCCTCTGCCGATCCACAAATTCAGAGACATCGTTGCTATGAATGCTCGCGTTCTCGCTCGTAAACCAACGTATCGCGATTCTTCATCTCCAGACAGTTAAATCGATTTCACAATTTCTCCCGGATAAAAAACAACGAGATAATTGAACAATAGTTAAGAATCATTTAATTTGGGAGAAACTTAATAATGCGAACGACAACATAGCGGAATGAATGAAttaatcatgtatcaggaacagtGTAAGAAAGCGCTATAGAAGAATCAGCCTGTATAGATAGGGCTGCGCTCGAGGACACGGCAAGATTTGAATTAGCCCGAAAACAATCGCTCATATTCAACGCTTTCGCGTCTTTTCATCGCCTCGGGGCGGAGCCAATCCCGGGTGGTCCTCGAAAAAAGGGTTCTTTTCAACAGAGCTTCGTCGCTCCTTCTTGTCCGCTCCACTAGAGAATCGCGATCGCAGGCGGTGGTTTAATCGCGGCCGCTGTTAAGGTAACGGCACAAGTCCCCGGCATTCGCCGCGTTTCCATTAACGCGAAAGCACGCCAGGGCACGCAATAACGAAACTGTGTCACTGGCGCTCCTTCTGTTCGCCCTGCTCGTAAGATCTCCTCGAGATATCTCCGTGCCCGTGATTCGATAGAGCGAACTTCGCGACTACGGAGATGTTATCGGTCCACCAATTGCACGGAGGTGGAGGCGCGATGTAGAGACACGCGATGCATTTGCAATTTTGCAGAAAGAGCGAGATAAATGTTCGTCGACTCGCATGGAGATCGCGTATTTAGCGAGTAAAAGTTTGCCGTTTCGCGAGGCCATAGTATGGCGAAGTACAGGGTAGACACAAAGCGTACGCGGAAAAGCGGCGAATCGATCTGTCCTACCTTCGCAATACCGGCAACCCTCTCATGCATAATCATGAGAATGTATGACATACGTATGCCCTGGTTTTCCCTAGCCACCACCTCCTGCTCTCCCATCCCCCTTAGCACCAAAAGGATCGTTAGCACGAAGTAATGCCGGCGAAGGATATCCGTTCGTAAAGGTCAAGAGTCCACGCGAGGTCGCCAagccgcggcgcggcgcggcgcggcgcggcgcggcgcgattCATTCTTTCGTTGTACGAACGCCACCTTTTTTTCTTTCTCCTCTTGCCGCGTATTGCTCGAGCAACCTGCGAAAAACTGGGATGGAGAAAGGGGAGAGAAAAGGAGAAAGATTTCCAGGAGCTCGAGAGCACGAATTCTCCTTTTACCTTTGAAATCCTTCTGCTCGAGGGCTTTGATGCGGTCGTTAATGGAACGCTTATCCCACCTAGTCCTGTATTACTCGTGGCTGAAATGCGGTACCGTTTTTGCGAGACATGCCAATCTTACGCCTTTATATCGTGCCGCGATCTTGCTGACTGTTCAAGGATTCCATCGAATCGAACCCCTCGGATGCGTGTTTGTTGCTCCTCGATAACCGATGTAATCTCGAAGCCTCAGGGTGTTATGGGTTCTTCCATCAGAGGATTCGAATAGCCTGTGAACCAATTACTGGATCAAAGGAAAATTAAAGAGAACACCGTGAATGTTGGTTGTCACGGAAAAAACGCAGCTTGACACGGTGATTTCGACCGATCTCGCGTCCTTAGTCGCCCGACGATCCACTCTGCAGTTACGAGAACGGAATCGATTATACCTCGAATCTCGATCGCACCTCTCATCCTTTCCGCCGCTTTTTATCGCAGCCAATTGCCGAGGTACACGACGGCCGATAAATTCTGCACGGGAAAACGAGAGGCACGCGGAAAACACGGGTACGATAACCCCGATTCGACCTCCAGTGGACTCTTGACCCGCTTTCTGGAACGTTTAATTCACAGTAACGTATCGTAGCCGTTGATTAAATCGTCGCCGGTATCTCATCGATCCGCGATCGCTTAATTTCCGTCGTTAATCGGTGCCTTAAAAGCTCAGAACAATGGGAGAATCGTCGAAACCGCCATCCATCTCTTTACCCGAGAACACGCTGGATCTGGGTCAACGTGGGCAAAAGTAATACACTGCCTGAATATCGCTATCGGACAATCCTCCGCGCCCCGCGCTCTTCCTCTCactctctccctctttctctgcCTTCCTGTGTGCCTCTCCTCGACTCGATAAGCTTTAATCCTTAAACTTGGCGACACGAAAGTCCTCGAAAAGTTCCTTCCTTTACTTAACACTGGGACCACATCGAGCTCAATTATTGTTCTCGATTCCAGTATTCGATATTTGGCAGAAgatgtttttttttattacattacCTTTGTTAGGATAAAATGTTTGCTCGTCAGGAATTGGCAGTATCGAAGGAATAAGGTCATCAGAATTTTCTCTTCTGCCCGGTAATTCGCCTGTGACCTCTCACGGTGCTTTCCACCGCGCTCTCGCTCAAccaataattgaaattaatcaCATTTCGTTACCAACCACAATCCCCCATTGTTCTTCTCGGAAATGTGATTAATGCTCGCAACGAGTTCTCCACGTAGCCTCCTCTTTGTCTCTATCAATTCATGGTTATCTTGTTGCGACAACATGGTTGCACCTTTGTCTCCCTGTCAACTCGCAGAATGTTAATTCGCTAGTTAACAAAACTTGCACGTAACCCGCGACTATCAACGGCTACTCGTCACTGAACCGCAGTCATATCGTCAAAGAATCGAAAAGAAAACGCAACGCATCGTTGTTCTCCTCGCGCTGCATCTAATTGAGGACCGTTGCGTCTCACGAGCTCTCGCGTCCCTCTAATATTCGACTTTATCGCGGTAACCAGAGAATCACAAGGGATAAATTTGTTGCTGTTTCGTGAAAGATGACCTCGTGACGAGCGAGCGATGCGACGGTGAACGAAAGAATGCTTCGTAGTCGGTAAAAGTTGACGAGCCGGACAACCGTGCGGAGAGTGGAATTATGCCTGACAAAAATCGAGTCTGCCGAGATGGACAGCGCGACAAAGATTTCTTTGCCGACGAGATATCGTCCATCGGCATGTCGCTACGACCCAGCGGTAGCGCTTCCTCCGGTAAGTAAACATTCACAGAGATTGCGTTTTAAGTTCACTAAAAACAAGCAGCCACGTATTCTGAAAGTAGTCGAGAATATTACTCCTTCCTGTCGACGAAGGAACGTACAAAGTGTCTTGCAATTCGTGTTACAAACGGGGAAAAATTACCCCCTCGATTTTAACGCGTATTGCAGGACACAATGTACATGGTTTTTACCCTTATAACCATCACCAATGCTAACAGTAGTCAAAGATTTATTTTACAATCGCAAATTTGAAGGAACATGCAGGATATAATCTACTATGAACTAGGAATATCTAAGATTACTCTCACAGAAGGGTCTTAGCTTGACGCAAGTATAACAGTAGTTTCTTCATTATGTTTCCATTGGTAAATGCCTGATCTTGACTCTGAGCTTCCGTGGCTATGCAACTAGTCAGAAGATTCCTAGCATCCACACACTCGTTAGATACAGACAGTGGATAAGATTCCGCAGTGCTCAAACCCGTTTGTAGCTGCTTAAATAGTTCCAGAATAACACATTCTTTCATCAGGGTTTCTGATCGGGCTACGTCCGCGTCGATGGCGCAATGCCAAAGCAGCTTATCCAGCCACGTCTCTTTCTCGCTTTGCTCGGTTTTGTAATTCACCCCGTGGTCCCGCATCCACAGAGTCAACTGCAATTTCAAAATCGATGCGGAAAGGTAACTCTGAGGTACTTCGTTCCTCTGTAATTAATAATACAAATCATTTACCTTTCCTCGACACTCGAAAGTCAAAGGATTCCCGAAGAAGTAGACTTTATCGATGCCTCCTGGTAGTGCGGAAGGACTCAAACACGTTAGCCGATTCTCTCTGATGTCGAGTCGTTTGAGCAGCATCAACCTCCCAAAAATCCCTCGCGGGATTCTATCGATATGATTAAAAGACAGATCCAATTGTTCTAAATACACTAGGTCTTTGAACCATTCTTCCCTCACTCGTGAGATGTTGTTATTAGGCAGACTGAGTTTCTTCAAGTTAGCTAAGGTGTCGAACGCATCGAGATCGATACTCCGAACTTGGCACCTGTGTATGTTTAAAGACTGTAAGCTTCTTGAAAACTTAGAGAAGCTCCGTGGTTGAATGTTTCCCAGGTTCGAGTTGAATATCATTATCGCGGACACATCGGACGACGTTTGGTTCAGTACCGTATCTAGACTAGCGTTCGAGCACTGCAGGTGTTCCCCGCCACCTATAAGCAACATTTACGATTACGCTTTCACTCTTTTCCCGTGCATTTCATCGAACTGTATTTGTTCAAGAATTCGTCTGTAAAAGAATCGAGAAGAATTTACTTCACCTCCTTCGTGTTTGCTCACGGTGCATATCGCGAATGCGACACCGCACTTGAAAATGCAGAGTAGAACAAGAAACGACGTACGGCGCATTTTGAACAGGGTGCAGCGTACAGCGCGACGGTTTCACGGATGACGACGCAATGAAAGCGGACGCGTGGAACGAcgagtcgcgtcgcgtcgcgttcgAATTTATCAAACTGTGCTTCCCGTTCTCTGCGACAGATACGCTTCGCTATCGCGAAATTTCTATGAACAgctaattaaaaaaatgataaTAATTCTTCGTCACTTAGTAACAGAGTCAGAAGTTATATCTTGCAGGTTCACAGTTTTAGGTAATCACAGATAACGGACAGAAAACGATTCCCTTACCTTACAGGCATCTCAACACTTGCGAGCTGTGGCGAAGTGGACGCATTACCGCAACTTCCGGCACAGGATGAAGAGCGTTTGCAACGTGCTGCACGTTTGTTACAACAAAGACTCATTTTACGGCAATGGTTGACGGACCATGGCCTGCACAGCTATTACCAAAAGTGAGCAAACAAATAGAACCAATtctgtgaaaataaaaaaatgaaatcgCTTTGAGAGCAACCAGAAGAATCTGGATAACCGATTCTTCCTTTAGATGCGCGTTTGTTGACCGAGTATTTAAAAGCACCGCCGAAAGGAAAAAGAAGTAGATACCTGTTTTTGTTTTAACAGACTGATGCAAATGGAAGTGATGTCTTTGGAAGACGTGTACTGGGTGGAGGATAATGCGGCACGGGCGACTCTTGGCAAGGATCTGCCGCGATGGATTCAGGCCAGGCAGACGTTACCCACCTCGAAAGAGGATTTAGAAACCCTGAAAGCTGATTTGTGGAGCGCCGTTGTAAAAAACAGTCAACATCAGGACGCCTGGACATGGGGTAAAGTTTTCGTTTTCATTTTCATTAACTATTCATGACCTGTTCAATACCTGCTGTGGGTCTTCGTTAATAGACATCAGAACCTTTTGCTTTCCTCTTTTATTAGGTGGTATGTTAGTAGTTTCCGTGTCAGTGGCAGGGTTAGTGACCCTTGCAGCTATGACACAACCAGCTCTAGCACCAGAGGCAAAACATTCCCTGTTGCAATATGTGACCGGAAAATATTTGCTACCGAGCAATTGCCGCGTTCATTTCGAGTGGGATGAGCCGCAGCTCGTGGGAGAGACAATGACGTTTACAGTGAAGGTATTTTTCAAGTAGATGGTCGCAGCAAGCAATTTCAGAGTAGAGTTACACCCCTTTCGTTTAATAGCTTTTCTTATCGATTACGACGCAATGCTTTTAAGCGTCACCGATGGACAATCGATCCCTCCATTTGAAAATCTACTTCTATCGACAGTTCTATCAACGCAACGGACAACCGTATCCGATCTGTGACAAGGACAACTTAATAGTCGAGGTCACGGAAGGTTCACGGCGAGTAGCCACCCTGATAGAACTGGGAGGCACCGACCCGTTAGCCGCGAATACCGCGGTGGTGAAGTTTACTGTCCGCCATGCTGGACAATATCAGATAGCCGTACTTATTGGCTCGTGTCATGTTCACGGCAGCCCATTTCTTAAGAATTTCCTTCCCGGTACGCGTACACGACTAGAAATTGTTGGGTGATCCCGAAGCGTCAAGATCAAACACTCAAATCTGTATTTGATTAGGTCCTCCGGATCCAAACAAGACCGTCTTCGTGCGACAGAGTTCCACGGTGGTCTGTACAGTTGGTATCGCGCATAGTATGACGATAGAACCCCGAGATGAATACGATAACTTGTGTATATTTGGGCCCGGGGATAAACCTACGGAAGGCTACCAAGTTAATATTACTCAGGCAAGCAGAAGTTGAAGTTTCAACTTAACGACCGATTGATATTTCTACTCACTTTATTTCATGTTTCATTGTATTGTAGATTGGTAGCGTGATAGACAAATCGAATGTCACAAATTGTAGCATACAACTCGATTACGACTCGCCGAATCAAAGGATTCGCTTGAAAGTCAGCTTTCCAAAAGGTGGCTGTTATCACGCGACAGTCAGCTTAGCAGGCCTGCAACTACACAATGGTGATTTTGACATCATTGTACTCGAAAGTACGAAGCACACAACTTCTTAAATATCTTCTGTTACCTCTGGATATTCCATTATGTTAATTCATGCTATTGCTCTAGGTGATGTGGCAAGAATGGTCCATAATAACGTGGCCTCGAAGGACCCCGATATTTGTTACGCGGCGAAATTGTTAGGCATGCAAGGTGAAAGATTTTCGAAACCGAAAAAGGTTGTCTGTTTTATTTCGCCTAAACAGCTTACGATCAAGGAGTATTTGTTAAGAATTATACCGAAAAGACTCGTTACTTTCAGACTTTGCCCTTCGACTAAGGTAAGAGGAGCTTGATGAATAATTATAGGACTAGTAAATACATACACATATAGTAAATCAAAACGATGCTTTTCAGTTCCATTTTGATTGTTCGAACAATCAATATGATGGTTACGATTCTTTTTCTATCGATGATGGATGTCAACCGCCGGTTGAATTAATTTCTCTCTATCGAGACATAATAGCCGCTACATTTACATTGTTTCTCTTAAGAAACATAGGTGGTAGCGAAACATTCGCGGATAAGCAAGACTTCTTTTATCATGAAGTTCGGAAGCACCATAAGAAACACTATCACGAGAAG
The Calliopsis andreniformis isolate RMS-2024a chromosome 8, iyCalAndr_principal, whole genome shotgun sequence DNA segment above includes these coding regions:
- the LOC143182503 gene encoding uncharacterized protein LOC143182503, whose protein sequence is MRRTSFLVLLCIFKCGVAFAICTVSKHEGGGGEHLQCSNASLDTVLNQTSSDVSAIMIFNSNLGNIQPRSFSKFSRSLQSLNIHRCQVRSIDLDAFDTLANLKKLSLPNNNISRVREEWFKDLVYLEQLDLSFNHIDRIPRGIFGRLMLLKRLDIRENRLTCLSPSALPGGIDKVYFFGNPLTFECRGKLTLWMRDHGVNYKTEQSEKETWLDKLLWHCAIDADVARSETLMKECVILELFKQLQTGLSTAESYPLSVSNECVDARNLLTSCIATEAQSQDQAFTNGNIMKKLLLYLRQAKTLL
- the LOC143182484 gene encoding apoptosis-resistant E3 ubiquitin protein ligase 1 isoform X1 produces the protein MARWSTVLSGVFLALSMVLSLGKLLMLATENGNNGNLTEADQWLAEIGLKQYRPLFREKGISTLASCGEVDALPQLPAQDEERLQRAARLLQQRLILRQWLTDHGLHSYYQKLMQMEVMSLEDVYWVEDNAARATLGKDLPRWIQARQTLPTSKEDLETLKADLWSAVVKNSQHQDAWTWGGMLVVSVSVAGLVTLAAMTQPALAPEAKHSLLQYVTGKYLLPSNCRVHFEWDEPQLVGETMTFTVKFYQRNGQPYPICDKDNLIVEVTEGSRRVATLIELGGTDPLAANTAVVKFTVRHAGQYQIAVLIGSCHVHGSPFLKNFLPGPPDPNKTVFVRQSSTVVCTVGIAHSMTIEPRDEYDNLCIFGPGDKPTEGYQVNITQIGSVIDKSNVTNCSIQLDYDSPNQRIRLKVSFPKGGCYHATVSLAGLQLHNGDFDIIVLESDVARMVHNNVASKDPDICYAAKLLGMQGERFSKPKKVVCFISPKQLTIKEYLLRIIPKRLVTFRLCPSTKFHFDCSNNQYDGYDSFSIDDGCQPPVELISLYRDIIAATFTLFLLRNIGGSETFADKQDFFYHEVRKHHKKHYHEKLSMKVQRDKLLESSMKATKGFSVSDWCRNFEITFQGEQGVDWGGVRREWFELICAALFDPGNGLFACFGESPQALVHPNSKRTQHLKLKHYEFAGRIVGKCLYESALGGSYRQLVRARFTRSFLAQIIGLRVHYKYFEQDDPDLYLSKIKYILENDVEEMELYFVEEEYDRDGQLLKVAELIPGGSKIRVTNETKLRYLDALAQHRLASSIRNEVEHFLRGLNELIPDNLLGIFDENELELLLCGTGEYNVADLRAHHIANGSSPEFLRVLDWFWTAVSNFTQEEMARLLQFTTGCSQLPPGGFQQLSPRFQITAAPTFANLPTAHTCFNQLCLPDYECYDHFERALLLAISEGTEGFGMI
- the LOC143182484 gene encoding apoptosis-resistant E3 ubiquitin protein ligase 1 isoform X2, with translation MPDKNRVCRDGQRDKDFFADEISSIGMSLRPSGSASSGISTLASCGEVDALPQLPAQDEERLQRAARLLQQRLILRQWLTDHGLHSYYQKLMQMEVMSLEDVYWVEDNAARATLGKDLPRWIQARQTLPTSKEDLETLKADLWSAVVKNSQHQDAWTWGGMLVVSVSVAGLVTLAAMTQPALAPEAKHSLLQYVTGKYLLPSNCRVHFEWDEPQLVGETMTFTVKFYQRNGQPYPICDKDNLIVEVTEGSRRVATLIELGGTDPLAANTAVVKFTVRHAGQYQIAVLIGSCHVHGSPFLKNFLPGPPDPNKTVFVRQSSTVVCTVGIAHSMTIEPRDEYDNLCIFGPGDKPTEGYQVNITQIGSVIDKSNVTNCSIQLDYDSPNQRIRLKVSFPKGGCYHATVSLAGLQLHNGDFDIIVLESDVARMVHNNVASKDPDICYAAKLLGMQGERFSKPKKVVCFISPKQLTIKEYLLRIIPKRLVTFRLCPSTKFHFDCSNNQYDGYDSFSIDDGCQPPVELISLYRDIIAATFTLFLLRNIGGSETFADKQDFFYHEVRKHHKKHYHEKLSMKVQRDKLLESSMKATKGFSVSDWCRNFEITFQGEQGVDWGGVRREWFELICAALFDPGNGLFACFGESPQALVHPNSKRTQHLKLKHYEFAGRIVGKCLYESALGGSYRQLVRARFTRSFLAQIIGLRVHYKYFEQDDPDLYLSKIKYILENDVEEMELYFVEEEYDRDGQLLKVAELIPGGSKIRVTNETKLRYLDALAQHRLASSIRNEVEHFLRGLNELIPDNLLGIFDENELELLLCGTGEYNVADLRAHHIANGSSPEFLRVLDWFWTAVSNFTQEEMARLLQFTTGCSQLPPGGFQQLSPRFQITAAPTFANLPTAHTCFNQLCLPDYECYDHFERALLLAISEGTEGFGMI